In the Paenibacillus sp. FSL R7-0337 genome, GGGAAGCCAGCAGGCTGTGGTCACCGTCCAGCAGGCGCAGGGCAATCCAGCGTGCCGGATATCTGGCACCGACCGTCTGTTCCACCATGGGGATCAGCTCGGCAATGCCTTGCTCAATCTCCTCGCCATAGGTAATCTTCAGCGGCTCTGCCTTGAATTCACCGGTCGCTACGCGTGCGATCTGATCCAGCAGCGCTTCGATGCCGATCCCGTTGCGGGCCGAAATGGCCGTGACAGGCACGCCGAGCCGCTCCGCAATCCGCTTCAGATTAATATCAATGCCCAGCCGCTTGGCTTCATCGATCAGATTGATGCAGACCACGGCGCGTCCCGTAATCTCCAGCACCTGCAGGGCCAGATTGAGGTTGCGCTCCAGCGATGTTGCATCCAGAACCACCAGCGTTACATCCGGCTCTTCAAAAATAATATAGTCCCGCGCCGCCTCTTCATCGGCGGAATTGGAGTAGAGCGAATAGGTGCCGGGAAGGTCAACGGCCCGGTAGGTATGCTCCTTGTGGGTGAACCGCCCTTCAGCGGTAACTACGGTTTTGCCCGCCCAGTTGCCGGTGTGCTGGCGCATGCCGGTCAGCAGGTTGAACAGCGTGCTCTTGCCTGTATTGGGGTTGCCGGCAAAAGCTACAGTATACTCGCTCATCCTTCTCCGCCTCCAATCAGTTCGCCATAAATGAGGGAACTCTCTTCCCGCCGCAGGGCAATGGTAGTATTGCTGATCCGG is a window encoding:
- a CDS encoding FeoB small GTPase domain-containing protein, whose amino-acid sequence is MSEYTVAFAGNPNTGKSTLFNLLTGMRQHTGNWAGKTVVTAEGRFTHKEHTYRAVDLPGTYSLYSNSADEEAARDYIIFEEPDVTLVVLDATSLERNLNLALQVLEITGRAVVCINLIDEAKRLGIDINLKRIAERLGVPVTAISARNGIGIEALLDQIARVATGEFKAEPLKITYGEEIEQGIAELIPMVEQTVGARYPARWIALRLLDGDHSLLASLKAHMGRKGISVAKEVARHGVTACH